A region from the Salidesulfovibrio onnuriiensis genome encodes:
- a CDS encoding BMC domain-containing protein, translating to MRYQGEEALGLIETLGMVPAIGGADAMLKTADVELVSYENVGSTLVCVMVKGDVAAVEASVSAGASAASEVGKLTAKNVMPRPIRGVGDIVCVHGVEEGPANESGQRPRAMGLIETFGIVFVLEAADAMMKTADVELIGYENVASGYISVLVQGDVAACKAAVEAGVKAVEAMHAEVYSSLVIPTPHPDLEKITKIYAIENLLP from the coding sequence ATGAGGTATCAAGGCGAAGAGGCTCTGGGCCTTATCGAAACTCTTGGAATGGTTCCGGCCATCGGTGGCGCGGACGCAATGCTCAAAACCGCTGACGTGGAACTCGTTTCCTACGAAAACGTCGGATCCACTCTGGTCTGCGTCATGGTCAAGGGCGACGTGGCCGCTGTCGAGGCATCCGTTTCCGCAGGCGCCAGCGCAGCTTCCGAAGTGGGCAAGCTGACCGCAAAGAACGTCATGCCCCGCCCCATCCGCGGCGTCGGCGACATCGTTTGCGTGCACGGCGTTGAAGAGGGCCCGGCCAACGAATCCGGCCAGCGTCCCCGCGCAATGGGTCTCATCGAAACCTTCGGCATCGTTTTTGTTCTCGAAGCCGCAGACGCCATGATGAAGACCGCCGACGTGGAACTCATCGGCTACGAAAACGTGGCATCCGGTTATATTTCCGTGCTGGTCCAGGGCGATGTGGCCGCATGTAAGGCCGCCGTCGAAGCCGGTGTGAAGGCCGTGGAGGCAATGCACGCGGAAGTCTACAGCTCCCTGGTCATTCCGACTCCGCACCCGGACCTGGAAAAGATCACCAAGATCTACGCCATCGAAAACCTGCTGCCCTAG